A portion of the SAR116 cluster alpha proteobacterium HIMB100 genome contains these proteins:
- a CDS encoding ribosomal protein S14 (PFAM: Ribosomal protein S14p/S29e), producing the protein MAKKSAVEKNNRRLRKVAAKSARRDALRAVMRDKTISMEERFAASCKLAQEPRDSSRIRVRNRCLVTGRPRGYYRKLKMSRIALRDLASFGQVPGVVKSSW; encoded by the coding sequence ATGGCCAAGAAAAGTGCTGTTGAAAAAAATAATCGCCGCTTGCGGAAGGTTGCTGCCAAGAGTGCGCGCCGTGATGCATTGCGTGCTGTGATGCGTGATAAAACCATCTCAATGGAAGAGCGGTTTGCAGCGTCTTGCAAGCTGGCTCAGGAGCCACGTGATAGCTCGCGCATCCGGGTTCGCAATCGGTGTTTGGTCACTGGTCGTCCACGCGGCTATTATCGCAAATTAAAAATGTCTCGTATTGCGCTTCGTGATTTGGCCTCATTCGGCCAGGTCCCAGGCGTTGTAAAGTCAAGCTGGTAA